In a single window of the Acipenser ruthenus chromosome 8, fAciRut3.2 maternal haplotype, whole genome shotgun sequence genome:
- the LOC131737818 gene encoding olfactory receptor 6N1-like, translating into MIILLVAVDRRLHTPMYFFLCHLSFLDIVVVTAIIPKMLAITVMKDDMISFSGCFLQMYFFLGSQCTESFLLTTMAYDRYVAICKPLHYNTIITNRMCAALISITWFLGFFGPVPAVTYAVQLPYCGPNKVIYWFCDFPNVVHLACSDTSFVINLAFASAMAIIYIPFFLILCSYIKIIRSVFRIATADGRRKAFLTCSAHMLVVLTYFFSNAVVYLLEMVGNVSSDTRVLIAVFNCFLTPLANPIIYCLRNKEIKDAIRKYILLKKIVPSDSNT; encoded by the coding sequence ATGATTATACTGTTGGTAGCAGTGGACCGAAGACTTCACACACCAATGTACTTCTTTCTTTGTCATTTATCTTTTCTCGATATAGTGGTTGTAACAGCTATTATTCCAAAGATGTTAGCCATTACTGTCATGAAGGATGATATGATTTCATTTTCAGGAtgttttttacaaatgtatttctttctAGGTTCTCAATGCACAGAAAGCTTTCTATTAACCACAATGGCTTATGATCGTTATGTTGCCATATGCAAACCTCTGCATTACAATACAATCATTACTAACAGAATGTGTGCTGCACTGATATCTATCACGTGGTTTTTAGGGTTTTTCGGACCAGTCCCAGCTGTAACTTATGCTGTACAATTGCCATACTGTGGACCCAACAAAGTAATCTATTGGTTCTGTGATTTTCCAAACGTAGTTCATTTGGCTTGTTCAGACACTTCATTTGTAATCAATCTAGCATTTGCAAGTGCAATGGCTATAATATATATTCCATTTTTCCTGATTTTGTGTTCCTACATTAAAATAATCCGATCGGTTTTTCGCATTGCAACAGCTGATGGTCGGCGTAAGGCATTTTTAACTTGTTCTGCCCACATGCTGGTTGTTCTTACTTACTTCTTCTCAAATGCAGTAGTTTACCTCCTTGAAATGGTTGGGAATGTATCCTCTGATACACGGGTCCTCATCGCTGTCTTCAATTGCTTTTTAACGCCATTGGCCAATCCCATCATTTATTGCTTGaggaataaagaaataaaagatgCTATAAGAAAGTACATCCTCTTGAAAAAAATAGTTCCTTCGGATTCCAATACGTAG
- the LOC117406267 gene encoding olfactory receptor 6N1-like — protein MNQSKQNSNGTVFTVTQFKINGAESSLAQFYTELSVSLLIVYLLVVTGNLMIILLVAVDRRLHTPMYFFLCHLSFLDIVVVTAITPKMLAITVMKDDMISFSGCFLQMYFFLGSQCTESFLLTTMAYDRYVAICKPLHYNTIITNRMCAALISITWFLGFFGPVPAVTYAVQLPYCGPNKVIYWFCDFPNVVHLACSDTSFVINLAFAVAMAIIYIPFFMILCSYIKIIRSVFRIATADGRRKAFLTCSAHMLVVLTYFFSNAVVYLLEMVGNVSSDIRVLIAVFNCFLTPLANPIIYCLRNKEIKDAIRKYILLKKIVPSDSNT, from the coding sequence ATGAACCAAAGCAAACAGAATTCAAATGGAACCGTGTTTACCGtcacacagtttaaaataaacgGCGCAGAAAGCAGTCTAGCGCAATTCTACACGGAGCTTTCTGTTTCTCTTCTGATAGTGTATCTTCTTGTTGTAACTGGAAACCTCATGATTATACTGTTGGTAGCAGTGGACCGAAGACTTCACACACCAATGTACTTCTTTCTTTGTCATTTATCTTTTCTCGATATAGTGGTTGTAACAGCTATTACTCCAAAGATGTTAGCCATTACTGTCATGAAGGATGATATGATTTCATTTTCAGGAtgttttttacaaatgtatttcttCCTAGGTTCTCAATGCACAGAAAGCTTTCTATTAACCACAATGGCTTATGATCGTTATGTTGCCATATGCAAACCTCTGCATTACAATACAATCATTACTAACAGAATGTGTGCTGCACTGATATCTATCACGTGGTTTTTAGGGTTTTTCGGACCAGTCCCAGCTGTAACTTATGCTGTACAATTGCCATACTGTGGGCCCAACAAAGTAATCTATTGGTTCTGTGATTTTCCAAACGTAGTTCATTTGGCTTGTTCAGACACTTCATTTGTAATCAATCTAGCATTTGCAGTTGCAATGGCTATAATATATATTCCATTTTTCATGATTTTGTGTTCCTACATTAAAATAATCCGATCGGTTTTTCGCATTGCAACAGCTGATGGTCGGCGTAAGGCATTTTTAACTTGTTCCGCCCACATGCTGGTTGTTCTTACCTACTTCTTCTCAAATGCAGTAGTTTACCTCCTTGAAATGGTTGGGAATGTATCCTCTGATATACGGGTCCTCATCGCTGTCTTCAATTGCTTTTTGACGCCATTGGCCAATCCCATCATTTATTGCTTGaggaataaagaaataaaagatgCTATAAGAAAGTACATCCTCTTGAAAAAAATAGTTCCTTCGGATTCCAATACGTAG